In Rutidosis leptorrhynchoides isolate AG116_Rl617_1_P2 chromosome 2, CSIRO_AGI_Rlap_v1, whole genome shotgun sequence, one genomic interval encodes:
- the LOC139891012 gene encoding uncharacterized protein — MGSYQNIILSKSNTSVVGQHEFETVVPNNGQKNVLEIMEKKEGFIGVLDVFVHQARNIQNICIYHKQDVYAKIYLTSDPEATESTRVINGAGQNPVFDQNLRINVQNGDCSLKCEIWMLSRIRNYLQDQLLGFAIVPLHEILVESGKLEKEFKLSTSELFESPCGFVKLSIIYTGTQPDVLEIPSLDGSCNPNLDECDEVSSELEKIEFFDPKIMKENEIMVSEYYSSTEIESPSVVNSQTTENDESLGSNFGDLIISRSSNENLEITSVTNDEISQSDKSKASAKIKEKSQSFVDSIKIESEEKVVQQDFVDMYLKSMKQFTEALEKMNLPIEEGKESPDSGVKVCADSNPNGKKSTGEGQCPKVFYGSRAFF, encoded by the coding sequence ATGGGATCTTATCAAAATATCATCTTGTCAAAGTCAAACACCTCAGTTGTTGGTCAACATGAATTTGAAACTGTAGTTCCAAATAATGGCCAAAAAAATGTATTGGAAATCATGGAGAAAAAAGAAGGGTTTATTGGGGTTCTTGATGTTTTTGTACATCAAGCTAGAAATATACAAAATATATGTATTTACCATAAACAAGATGTCTATGCCAAAATTTACTTGACTAGTGACCCTGAAGCAACCGAGTCAACCCGTGTGATTAACGGAGCTGGACAGAATCCAGTTTTCGATCAGAATCTTAGGATCAATGTCCAAAATGGGGATTGTTCGTTAAAATGTGAAATTTGGATGCTAAGTAGAATTCGAAATTATCTTCAAGATCAGCTTTTAGGGTTCGCCATTGTGCCACTACATGAAATTCTTGTTGAAAGTGGGAAGTTGGAGAAAGAATTTAAACTTTCAACAAGCGAACTTTTCGAATCGCCTTGTGGTTTTGTTAAATTAAGCATCATCTACACGGGAACGCAACCCGATGTGTTGGAAATTCCATCACTTGATGGTTCAtgtaatccgaatttagatgaatGTGATGAAGTTTCTAGTGAACTAGAAAAGATCGAGTTTTTCGATCCAAAAATCATGAAAGAAAATGAAATCATGGTTTCTGAATATTACTCTAGTACTGAGATAGAGTCACCGAGTGTAGTCAACAGTCAAACGACTGAAAATGATGAATCTCTCGGTTCAAATTTTGGTGATCTTATTATTTCAAGATCTTCAAATGAGAATCTTGAAATTACTTCTGTCACAAATGATGAAATCTCTCAAAGTGACAAGTCAAAAGCATCAGCGAAGATAAAAGAGAAAAGTCAAAGTTTCGTTGACTCGATTAAAATTGAGTCGGAGGAAAAAGTGGTGCAGCAAGATTTTGTAGACATGTACTTGAAAAGCATGAAACAGTTTACGGAGGCTTTGGAAAAGATGAATCTTCCAATTGAAGAAGGAAAGGAATCACCTGATTCAGGGGTCAAAGTTTGTGCAGACTCAAACCCAAATGGGAAAAAGTCAACGGGTGAGGGTCAATGCCCCAAAGTGTTCTATGGAAGCAGAGCTTTCTTCTGA